The region AATTAGCAAGGGAGATCCTGTGTCTTAAataagctttttgtttgtttgttttttggataagTGGAATCAAGGCCCTATGGGGGATAGATAGCAAATAAACAGGGACATTTATAGAATGTTCACTACATGCCACACCATGCTAAGAACTTCAGCTCATGGAATGAGCCCTCACAGCAGCCCCCTGAGAGAATGCCTATGATTATCCCCATTTGGAAGCCCAAAGCTCAGAAGAACTAAGAAATTTATCCATGGCCTTCacacaattcaaaaataaattattggGCTAATGCTAAAGGAATAAAGACGGGGGTGAGACTTTTCTGAGAATATCTTTTTACATAGTGCTGGCTTTCGAATTGGGGAGAAAGATACACCGTTTCAAAGTATTACATCACAGATTACTTGCTacttgaaagaagaaaatgactttACAATATAGAGATCTGTTATTCTCCTCCTTAACTAGATGATTAAGCCTAGGATTACCGAGCGGACATCAGGTGATCCTGAGGCAGTAAGAACTATGCAACATCACTTCCGATCACATCATTGTCAAATAAGGAAACAACTGGAGAAATCAGAATGCAGGGTATTGGGTAAGACAATTGGCCTGGACTTTTAAAAAGCCTCTGACGTGAAAAGCAAGACCAAAGCAAGAGGCTGTTCCAATTTAAAGTGACAAAAATGCAAAGTGTGTGAACCTGGATTGGGTCCTGGATTTTTGGAAAAGATTATTAAAGAAACTGTAAGAATAGGGAAAATTTTAATATGGCCTGTGCTTTATTATGGCCTGATATTGTTGAATTATTTTCTTGGGTGTGATAATGGTATTGTGGTTATGAGGGAGAGTGACCTTATTCTTAGGAGAGGCAGCAGAGTCTTTGGGGACAAAGTCAGGATATCtgcaacttactttcaaatggttCCACACTAAAGAGAGATACAGCCAATGTAGCAAGATGTTAATGCTAAACGGTTACTGGGGAAGCTGAGTGAATGGCATACAGGCATTAAgcgtaatattttaattttcttgtaagttttgttttcaaaataaaaggtagattttttttaaacacgggtttataaaaatttttagaaatcatTGATTCATAAAATTTCTAAGTCTGAAGGGTCTTAAAAGGTCATTTAATTCATCCCTTATTTTAcacaagaggaaactgaggcctggtgaGAGGAAGAACCTGTTGGAGGGCACATGGCTGGTTACTGAGAGAGCTAGAGCTCATGTTCACGATCTGATCGCTGCCTCCCAGAGTGCTTTGGGGACTTTGGGAAGGACATTGTGCAGTCATGGCAGAAACGGGGACCCTTCAGCAGGTGAACATTATGGGTCAGAGCCAGTCCAGACAGGAGGACGTTCTGATGAGAAACACAGGCAGGCCCCAGCGACCCAGGGCTCCACCCAGCTTGgcttctttatctcatttaaaattCTCTCCCTTAGTTTCTTCCGCCAACCTACTCTCTCCACTACCTTTCTTATTCAACTGATCTATTTTATTGTCACTTGATAACTTTGCTTTCTCCACCAAGAACATGACATCACGGAAACAGCAGATTTTGGAACTAGAGAGATCTGATTTAAAACCCTGCCCAGGCACTAGCTGTACAGCTTGGAGCAGACACTTAACCTTGCAAGTCttcgttgtttttttttttatctttgaaaattaaCAGCTTCCTACCTTGAAAGGAAGTGGTATTTAATGTGCCAATATGTTCACTATGAAATGTTTATTGGTTCCTTACCAAGTGTCATGCACAGCTGTGGGCACTGGGGATGATACACACACTTACTTGAAGGTTGACTGTTCCAAGTATTTTTATTTGAACTGCCTCCTGGTactcatccccatttcacagatgtggaaaCCGAGTCACGGAGGGGTCTAGTATCCTGTCCACGGCTAGTAAGCGTCAGCCCATTCAGAGTGAGCAGCGGTCATGCCAGACATGGGGAGGAAACAACGCCCGTGTTTTCATTCCGGAGGCAAGGGAGACCCGGATAATATGAGGACATGGTTTGTGATAAACAGATCTTAGTCACTCTTTCCCCCAACTCCATGACTAAAGAGGAGAATCACATCAAGAAGAAAAGTGATCTGAGCACCGTCCTGTTTCAACTCCTGCACTGCTGTTtcttactcaaaaaaaaaaaagacaacagtaGTGAGCTGTTTTGTGACAACTGCTGTCACTCCTTCATCCATAGGTCAGTGCTTCCCAAACTTGAACAAGCCTCAGAATCACCTAGAAGGCTTGTAACAAGCATGCCAGGCCATTAGCAGAATTTCTGATGTGGTAGGTCTGGGGAGAAGCCTGAGAATTTCTATTTCTAACAAGTTGCCAGCAAAGCTGATGCCACTCGGGGGCCGCATGTGGAGAACTACTGTCCCAGAACCACCCTGAAGCAGGTATGGCAGAGGTGGAGAAACTGAGCTTCGGGAAGGCTGGATGCCGCACTAGAAGCTGCACCACTAGGAAGGGACAGAAAGAATTTGGACCCAGTCAGACTCCAAAGTCTGTGCTGTTCCCACCACACCTTAGTGAAAGTTTTGACACTCTAAGAATTCCCATTCCATGTCTGGACACTTTACTCCGGAATTTCTGTTCCTGAAAGGCAGTCAAGATTCCGTAAGTaggtaatatattttaatttcaaatgcaAAGAGATGGTCTCTAaacactgtttttaaaatgttcctgCCCATCTACCCAATAATTCCTCTTCTAGAAATCTACACTAATAGTCCAAAATATAGCCCAAAATACAACGATGTTAAGTGTTTTAGCCAAAAAAGTGAGTATCTAAATATCCAATATTAagggactggttaaataaattacagcACATTCAAATGATGGACTATTACAAAGCCactaaaaatcatttattcagAATGTTTATCACCCATTGAAGTATTTATgatattaaataaaacagaacacaGAAGTAAAGCACCAAGCTCTCAAAGCTATTACAAATATtgaaaaaagactggaaggaaataaaTGAGAACACTGACAACAGTTATTTCTGCTTCTAATAATTTTCTGTACTTTACACACTTTCTACAATGAgctttttaaatcagaaaaaccCACTTGCTCATTAACTACAACAGATATTTTCAAGATATGTCTAGTCAGTCAATTCCCAAATAACCaggaaaagcaaaactgaatttAAAGCTAACATTTTAATTCCAGATTACATATTCCCTGACCCTAGAACGCACATTTTTAGAAGtataaaacaagaggaaaaaaatcaaatgacaaCCATTActataaacagaaatagaaaaaaaaaaaaaaagactggaaagaTACCTGTAAAAATGATAATGAAGATTATTTTTGGTCAGTAGAATTATAGGGCTTTTAAGCCTGTTTTTAACTTAACAATGTTTAGTACATTTTCTATAATGGACATCTACTACCTTTGTAATAAAAAGTCTTTGCTGTTAAGAGAAAAGCACCAAGCAAGTTACAGCatgtctatacaatggaatatcaagAGCCACTTTTAAAATGTTGTAGGCTCTTCAATAACATGCAAAAAAAGTTTGACACGTTAGCTGACCATGCTATAGAACAGTATGCTCAGAAAGATCCCATtgtgttatttaaaaacaaacaaaatgtctaTGTATACAAAGAAATCACCTTGGAAGGAAATGCACCAAAATATTAATAGTGTTTTACTCTAGATGGTAAGATTAGAGATTATTCTAACtttcttatttttgcttctgtatttTGGCAAATTTTCCTCTATTGTACAGTAGCTACTTTAccaatgtgcaaaaaaaaaaggtttcagaGCTACATTAAACCAAAAAGTTACCTTGTTAAATAAACGAGCAACAAAGAGATGAGCAGGTGTATCATATTGAAAGATCCTCCTTGTAAATATGCTTTCCAGTCCTATccctattttttttaagtcaggctGGTCTTCTGAGAGACTATCAAGAAGGCAGCAGCATGGATTGTTTCTCCTACTCTAGATTTAATAGTGTTTGAGCAGGACACTGACTCCAGCAACAGATGTCACCCTCTTGATGGGACAAACACATATGGTCTGGAACCTTTCAACAAGACTCTGGAGAACAGggtcagggggaaaaaaattaactgccTTCCAAGACTATAGATCTGATTACAAGTAAATATAATTGGCAATCATTTGATGAAGGAAATGTACTATTTATGCTGCTAATAACAGACTAACTATAGAATTACACTCCCAGACCTGGCAGAGACCTCCCTGAGATCCTCTGAAGACAATTTCCAGGACACTGTTTTAAGGATGCTATGTAAATATTGCCCAGAAACAATAACAGAGATGTCATGCTAGAGAATCTTAAGTAAATAGTCCCAAAGCCTAGCTTCCTGCTTATACAATTCTAAGTAATTTCATTGCTAGTCATAAGGTGATTCAGCATTCTGATTTAATCTAAGAATTTCTTGACTTTACATTTAATAAAAAGGACTACAATGAACAGCCGAAAAGCAAGACACAGGaagcaacaaaaataaacacatagccATGTGTCTCCCAAACAATGAGAAATCTATGCAACCACACTATCCGTTCAATCTATTTCCAAATCGCTGTCCTCACTGTGACAGGTGGCGGAGTTACGCACAGACGCCAACACCAAGACTTCCTTTTCTGGGAGCAACCCAAATTCCTGCAGAAAAGCTTCAAGGTCCACAGCAAAGAAATCTTCCCCCAGTTGGTCAGTGACACGAACAAAGTTGCCAATCAGTTCGCCCCCCTTGTAGATGAGCAGGGTGGGAAGGGCATTCCTGGTGAACCGAGTGCTGGCCCCAATCACTGAGCTCTTCACCCGGCAGAATTTGATGGCTGGGTACTCCGCAGCAAGGCAGATCATGCAACCGTTCATGGCTTCAGTCCCCGGAATGCCGTCCTCATAAATATGGACCATGATGAGggtgtttttctgttctttatcaATCATGTCTAGAAACCCTTCTCCACTGGCGATCTCAAAAACCTGCTTGAATTGGGGCCCCCTGTGAAGCTGCTGCCACATCTCTTCCATTCTCTGCTTCCGGTACTGCTGGAGGAACTCTTCATCGTCTTGGCCCTCACTTGTCACGGCAAACTCCTTCAGAGTCATCTGCAGGGGGACCAGCAGGTGAGCACAAGAAACACAAACCGCACACTGTGGTAACACTTACCACGTCCTCACACTCATGACATTTGAGGCTCCAGGCTAAGGGCTCTATATGCTTCACATCTCACCAGAACCTTACAATACCCCATCGGAAAGGGACTTTAATTACTCCTGTGTTACAGATGAGATTTTAAGACTTGAAAAACTTACAGGGAGCAACTGTAAGCCTGGGAATCacactaaatttttttaaaacccagGCTTTTAACTGGTGCACCATGTTGCCTCTCAATCCAAACAGGCAGCATCAGTTAGTGTCACTTCAggagcttttctctttttttatcagTTATTTCATCTACTGTTTTTTGTCATagttgttggaaaaaaacaggacattatggaacttaaaaaaaaaaacctcataatCTCTGCCCTCCACATGCACAAAACACAGTTACACACTCTTTAAAAACCTGTTATTCTTTATTGCCAGTCACATGCTGAAATCGTTTTTGTTTTCATAATAGCAATTGTGGTGTACCAGTTAAGCTACAACCTACTTTTTCCACTAAAgattttattaaaacataaatatttccttatatttcccaatttttgtaataaaattatacataatgTGCCATATTTGCTTAACCATTCCCCTATTTCTGGCAGCGAGAAGTGCCATGTCTGTAGGGCTCCCGCAGCCCAGTAGCACAGGGCGGCCCTCTCCAGACTGCCCTCATGCGGCCATGTGATGCATTGCCTCGTCTGGTCTCCCCTACTCAAGTGTAGGAAACGCTGTGCCCAGTTGGCACATTGCCCTGCAGCCAGCTGAACTTACAAAGGGGGCTTCCTTCTCCTGCCCTGGTACAGCAAGACATCCCTCTCCTGTAACAAGGCCTCCCTCTGCCTCACCCAGTACAGATTAGCAGCCGGAGGCTGCAGGACCACAATATGACTATAGATGTAACTGCATCACCTGCTGCCAACACCATTCTTCTTTCTGCCCAGAGCTCTCCACCCTGCCATGGCTACCAGAGTGCCTGCTTCTGTAACAGTCTTTGCTCAAGTCTAATGCCCTGAAATCATCCTCCTGGTCAAGGCAAATGGCTCCACGCTGAGTCCTCTTATCTGCTTCCTGATACTGCCTGTTATTTCTAGCCAAGAGCTGCTTTGGGCCATAGCCAAACGATCTCAGGCAGTCCTAGATGCTCGTCCACATTCAGATGGCATAGGGGAAAGGAAAGGTCCTTCTGATCCTGGGAAGGTAAGACAGACTCAGGGACATGGTTCCAAATATCTTCCAGAGTGTCCATTTGCTTATTTTGTATTTCCTCATTAGAATAAATTCTCATGAATAGGCTTTAAGTAAAACAGAGCGACATCATGGAAAGAGCAGGAAAACCTGGGTTAGAacctagtttttcttttttttttttttttttactagttgCGTGCCCTGGGCAAGCTCCTTCCCATTCCCAAGTCTCAGTTTCaccatgtgtaaaatgggaatttTACCACCAATCTCAGAGTTATTTCTCGCCAAGGTAAGACCTCAATCAAGAACAGGAAACTCAGGACCTCAATCAAGGACAGGAAATCTATTGGGCACTTTCAATGGGTCAGGCACTATGATGCGCACTGTACCCACATGGCCCTGTGAGGCAGGGCCACTGACCTCATCTAACCAATGACAAACCAGACTCAGAACAGAAGAGACATCCCCTCAGCCaccagtggcagagctgagatgcaAACCCAGGTGTGTTGGAGTTAAGAAAGGACTCTAGACTTTCCCCTGCATTACACAGCTTCTTGGAGGACAAATAAAGATCCTACATCTCTTGAATCCCTAGCCCTAGTTACAGCAGCCAGGGCAGCTTCAGAGAGAAGCCTGGTGCTGCTAATTACCTTCCCACTGATCTTCTcctggaggtccttctgtttctgcTGCTCCTCCTCTTCGTCCAGATGGGACCTGCAGGTCATTGAGAGCTTCTTGATCAACCTTTCCATCTCCCGGCACTGTTCCTCCCTTTGCTCTGTCTCTAATTGTTTGAAGCGGCGCCAGTCATTGATCACACCTTTTGGACCTGAGTTGGGGGTGAACATGGAGGTGATCAAGAAGAATGGGCAAGGAATTATGGCCAGCCACATCTGTCTAAACTTGCT is a window of Manis pentadactyla isolate mManPen7 chromosome 3, mManPen7.hap1, whole genome shotgun sequence DNA encoding:
- the PDCL gene encoding phosducin-like protein codes for the protein MTTLDDKLLGEKLQYYYSSSEDEDSDREDKDRGRGTLAGSSIPVDAELAGEGISVNTGPKGVINDWRRFKQLETEQREEQCREMERLIKKLSMTCRSHLDEEEEQQKQKDLQEKISGKMTLKEFAVTSEGQDDEEFLQQYRKQRMEEMWQQLHRGPQFKQVFEIASGEGFLDMIDKEQKNTLIMVHIYEDGIPGTEAMNGCMICLAAEYPAIKFCRVKSSVIGASTRFTRNALPTLLIYKGGELIGNFVRVTDQLGEDFFAVDLEAFLQEFGLLPEKEVLVLASVRNSATCHSEDSDLEID